One genomic window of Eriocheir sinensis breed Jianghai 21 chromosome 57, ASM2467909v1, whole genome shotgun sequence includes the following:
- the LOC126984712 gene encoding uncharacterized protein LOC126984712 isoform X30, translated as MVLRRNIGHEGESRRSDVVEIFDYGDETGGETGDETGDVTGDETGDETGGETGDETGGDGGDETGGETGDETGGETGDGGDETGGETGDGGDKTRGETGDGGDETGGETGGETGGETGGETGGETGDTTGYETGDETGDETVDVHVEDKFNDFFVTLLKKLYETGGETGGETGDTPGYETIDETGDVDVHVEDKFNDFLVKLLMKLYETGDTTGGETGDTTGGETEDTTGGETEDEIGGVDVHVENKFNDFLLKLLMKLYETGGETGDETHYETGGETGDETLYETGGETGDETLYETGGETGDETHYETGGETGDETHYETGGETGDETHYETGGETGHETLYETGGETGDETLYETGGETGGETGGEIRGETGGETPGETGKETLYETGDETLYETGDERVYKSGDERGDITGHTEVKHDENPGETRVETLYETGDETCLTSASPLIITTTQVTWVPTVVTMLAVNVITTEVTITSSTLLDGDLVSSTRVITIPSTQVSTITTSVTTNILITTKIPYTSTRVEMVTEFTTLTDVKVEGVYSTKYWLETLTTTTTLTTTRYRPISLWVNAVSCRTYTTLTKTFTPVIKPRVPVTSQAEHHPGVTSLSGHHPGVTSQVRSHTPTVTKYYTAWGTRTQTVTKPALVTVQVTIDRQPGEPCIQVTSPVAPSREYADLPDQGVYVRPVPGRDPDGGDRHFHGSNHGVEKSLPADHHLRVEQDEDAHGGTRHIIHSQDDHQYKNEKLPDEHHSQAKENEPLTFKEKMKVKMLDSMNYLEDKMLERTLQLESLLLWPFEVEEKGEGQEGPSYVDAMKHGIKNAIKSKFEGLYELSLRKFNWLHYMLGEEDDEASAEASERENEA; from the exons ATGGTGTTGAGGAGGAACATTGGACACGAAGGGGAATCGCGTAGATCTGATGTGGTTGAAATTTTTGATTATGGTGATGAAACTGGAGGTGAAACTGGTGATGAAACTGGTGATGTAACTGGTGATGAAACTGGTGATGAAACTGGAGGTGAAACTGGTGATGAaactggaggtgatggtggtgatgaaactgGAGGTGAAACTGGTGATGAAACTGGAGGTgaaactggtgatggtggtgatgaaactgGAGGTgaaactggtgatggtggtgataaaacTAGAGGTgaaactggtgatggtggtgatgaaactgGAGGTGAAACTGGAGGTGAAACTGGAGGTGAAACTGGAGGTGAAACTGGAGGTGAAACTGGAGATACGACTGGATATGAAACGGGAGATGAAACGGGAGATGAAACTGTTGATGTTCATGTTGAAGATAAGTTTAATGATTTTTTTGTGACACTGTTGAAGAAACTCTACGAAACTGGAGGTGAAACTGGAGGTGAAACTGGTGATACGCCTGGTTATGAGACGATAGATGAAACTGGTGATGTTGATGTTCATGTTGAAGATAAGTTTAATGATTTTTTGGTGAAACTGTTGATGAAACTCTACGAAACTGGAGATACGACTGGAGGTGAAACTGGAGATACGACTGGAGGTGAAACTGAAGATACGACTGGAGGTGAAACGGAAGATGaaattggtggtgttgatgttcaTGTTGAAAATAAGTTTAATGATTTTTTGCTGAAACTGTTGATGAAACTCTACGAAACTGGAG GTGAAACTGGTGATGAAACACACTACGAAACTGGAGGTGAAACTGGTGATGAAACACTCTACGAAACTGGAG GTGAAACTGGTGATGAAACACTCTACGAAACTGGAGGTGAAACTGGTGATGAAACACACTACGAAACTGGAG GTGAAACTGGTGATGAAACACACTACGAAACTGGAG GTGAAACTGGTGATGAAACGCACTACGAAACTGGAG GTGAAACTGGTCATGAAACACTCTACGAAACTGGAGGTGAAACTGGTGATGAAACACTCTACGAAACTGGAGGTGAGACTGGAGGTGAGACTGGAGGTGAGATTAGAGGTGAAACTGGAGGCGAAACTCCTGGTGAAACTGGTAAGGAAACGCTCTACGAAACTGGTGATGAAACGCTCTACGAAACTGGTGATGAAAGGGTCTACAAAAGTGGTGATGAACGTGGTGATATAACCGGTCATACTGAAGTGAAGCATGATGAAAATCCAGGTGAAACTCGTGTTGAAACTCTCTACGAAACTGGTGATGAAACTTGCCTCACCAGCGCCTcaccactcatcatcaccaccacacaggtCACATGGGTTCCAACGGTGGTGACTATGCTCGCTGTCAACGTCATCACCACCGAGGTCACCATCACTTCGTCCACACTCCTTGATGGTGACCTCGTATCATCAACACGTGTCATCACCATTCCCAGTACCCAGGTCAGCACTAtcaccacctccgtcaccactAACATATTGATCACCACCAAGATACCTTACACCAGTACCCGCGTGGAGATGGTTACCGAATTCACCACACTCACGGATGTCAAAGTCGAGGGGGTCTACTCAACTAAATACTGGCTCGAGACTCTCACCACGACCACAACACTGACCACGACACGGTACAGACCTATCTCTCTCTGGGTCAATGCTGTGTCTTGTCGAACATACACCACCCTCACGAAGACTTTCACGCCAGTCATCAAACCTCGCGTACCCGTCACCAGCCAGGCAGAACATCACCCAGGAGTCACGAGTCTGTCAGGACATCACCCAGGAGTCACCAGTCAGGTCAGGTCCCATACACCAACTGTCACCAAGTACTACACAGCCTGGGGGACAAGGACTCAAACGGTCACCAAGCCAGCCCTCGTGACAGTCCAGGTGACCATAGACAGACAGCCTGGTGAGCCTTGTATCCAGGTGACAAGTCCGGTAGCCCCCAGTAGAGAGTATGCGGATCTGCCCGACCAAGGTGTGTATGTAAGGCCTGTACCTGGGAGAGATCCTGATGGGGGTGATCGGCATTTCCACGGGTCGAATCATGGTGTGGAAAAAAGTCTCCCAGCAGACCATCACTTACGGGTTGAACAGGACGAAGATGCGCATGGTGGGACAAGGCACATCATCCACTCTCAAGATGACCACCAATACAAGAACGAGAAATTGCCAGACGAGCATCACAGTCAAGCTAAGGAGAACGAACCACTGACatttaaagagaagatgaaggtcaAAATGTTGGACAGCATGAATTACCTCGAGGATAAAATGCTGGAGAGAACATTGCAGTTGGAATCCCTACTCTTGTGGCCGtttgaagtggaggaaaagggagagggacaagAAGGGCCGAGTTATGTAGACGCGATGAAGCACGGGATAAAGAACGCCATAAAGAGCAAATTCGAGGGATTGTATGAGTTAAGTCTCCGAAAGTTCAATTGGCTTCACTACATGCTTGGAGAGGAGGATGATGAAGCTTCGGCTGAGGCTTCGGAACGGGAAAATGAAGCTTAG
- the LOC126984712 gene encoding uncharacterized protein LOC126984712 isoform X11 — translation MVLRRNIGHEGESRRSDVVEIFDYGDETGGETGDETGDVTGDETGDETGGETGDETGGDGGDETGGETGDETGGETGDGGDETGGETGDGGDKTRGETGDGGDETGGETGGETGGETGGETGGETGDTTGYETGDETGDETVDVHVEDKFNDFFVTLLKKLYETGGETGGETGDTPGYETIDETGDVDVHVEDKFNDFLVKLLMKLYETGDTTGGETGDTTGGETEDTTGGETEDEIGGVDVHVENKFNDFLLKLLMKLYETGGETGDETHYETGGETGDETLYETGGETGDETLYETGGETGDETHYETGGETGDETLYETGGETGDETHYETGGETGHETLYETGGETGHETLYETGGETGDETLYETGGETGGETGGEIRGETGGETPGETGKETLYETGDETLYETGDERVYKSGDERGDITGHTEVKHDENPGETRVETLYETGDETCLTSASPLIITTTQVTWVPTVVTMLAVNVITTEVTITSSTLLDGDLVSSTRVITIPSTQVSTITTSVTTNILITTKIPYTSTRVEMVTEFTTLTDVKVEGVYSTKYWLETLTTTTTLTTTRYRPISLWVNAVSCRTYTTLTKTFTPVIKPRVPVTSQAEHHPGVTSLSGHHPGVTSQVRSHTPTVTKYYTAWGTRTQTVTKPALVTVQVTIDRQPGEPCIQVTSPVAPSREYADLPDQGVYVRPVPGRDPDGGDRHFHGSNHGVEKSLPADHHLRVEQDEDAHGGTRHIIHSQDDHQYKNEKLPDEHHSQAKENEPLTFKEKMKVKMLDSMNYLEDKMLERTLQLESLLLWPFEVEEKGEGQEGPSYVDAMKHGIKNAIKSKFEGLYELSLRKFNWLHYMLGEEDDEASAEASERENEA, via the exons ATGGTGTTGAGGAGGAACATTGGACACGAAGGGGAATCGCGTAGATCTGATGTGGTTGAAATTTTTGATTATGGTGATGAAACTGGAGGTGAAACTGGTGATGAAACTGGTGATGTAACTGGTGATGAAACTGGTGATGAAACTGGAGGTGAAACTGGTGATGAaactggaggtgatggtggtgatgaaactgGAGGTGAAACTGGTGATGAAACTGGAGGTgaaactggtgatggtggtgatgaaactgGAGGTgaaactggtgatggtggtgataaaacTAGAGGTgaaactggtgatggtggtgatgaaactgGAGGTGAAACTGGAGGTGAAACTGGAGGTGAAACTGGAGGTGAAACTGGAGGTGAAACTGGAGATACGACTGGATATGAAACGGGAGATGAAACGGGAGATGAAACTGTTGATGTTCATGTTGAAGATAAGTTTAATGATTTTTTTGTGACACTGTTGAAGAAACTCTACGAAACTGGAGGTGAAACTGGAGGTGAAACTGGTGATACGCCTGGTTATGAGACGATAGATGAAACTGGTGATGTTGATGTTCATGTTGAAGATAAGTTTAATGATTTTTTGGTGAAACTGTTGATGAAACTCTACGAAACTGGAGATACGACTGGAGGTGAAACTGGAGATACGACTGGAGGTGAAACTGAAGATACGACTGGAGGTGAAACGGAAGATGaaattggtggtgttgatgttcaTGTTGAAAATAAGTTTAATGATTTTTTGCTGAAACTGTTGATGAAACTCTACGAAACTGGAG GTGAAACTGGTGATGAAACACACTACGAAACTGGAGGTGAAACTGGTGATGAAACACTCTACGAAACTGGAG GTGAAACTGGTGATGAAACACTCTACGAAACTGGAGGTGAAACTGGTGATGAAACACACTACGAAACTGGAGGTGAAACTGGTGATGAAACACTCTACGAAACTGGAGGTGAAACTGGTGATGAAACGCACTACGAAACTGGAGGTGAAACTGGTCATGAAACACTCTACGAAACTGGAGGTGAAACTGGTCATGAAACACTCTACGAAACTGGAGGTGAAACTGGTGATGAAACACTCTACGAAACTGGAGGTGAGACTGGAGGTGAGACTGGAGGTGAGATTAGAGGTGAAACTGGAGGCGAAACTCCTGGTGAAACTGGTAAGGAAACGCTCTACGAAACTGGTGATGAAACGCTCTACGAAACTGGTGATGAAAGGGTCTACAAAAGTGGTGATGAACGTGGTGATATAACCGGTCATACTGAAGTGAAGCATGATGAAAATCCAGGTGAAACTCGTGTTGAAACTCTCTACGAAACTGGTGATGAAACTTGCCTCACCAGCGCCTcaccactcatcatcaccaccacacaggtCACATGGGTTCCAACGGTGGTGACTATGCTCGCTGTCAACGTCATCACCACCGAGGTCACCATCACTTCGTCCACACTCCTTGATGGTGACCTCGTATCATCAACACGTGTCATCACCATTCCCAGTACCCAGGTCAGCACTAtcaccacctccgtcaccactAACATATTGATCACCACCAAGATACCTTACACCAGTACCCGCGTGGAGATGGTTACCGAATTCACCACACTCACGGATGTCAAAGTCGAGGGGGTCTACTCAACTAAATACTGGCTCGAGACTCTCACCACGACCACAACACTGACCACGACACGGTACAGACCTATCTCTCTCTGGGTCAATGCTGTGTCTTGTCGAACATACACCACCCTCACGAAGACTTTCACGCCAGTCATCAAACCTCGCGTACCCGTCACCAGCCAGGCAGAACATCACCCAGGAGTCACGAGTCTGTCAGGACATCACCCAGGAGTCACCAGTCAGGTCAGGTCCCATACACCAACTGTCACCAAGTACTACACAGCCTGGGGGACAAGGACTCAAACGGTCACCAAGCCAGCCCTCGTGACAGTCCAGGTGACCATAGACAGACAGCCTGGTGAGCCTTGTATCCAGGTGACAAGTCCGGTAGCCCCCAGTAGAGAGTATGCGGATCTGCCCGACCAAGGTGTGTATGTAAGGCCTGTACCTGGGAGAGATCCTGATGGGGGTGATCGGCATTTCCACGGGTCGAATCATGGTGTGGAAAAAAGTCTCCCAGCAGACCATCACTTACGGGTTGAACAGGACGAAGATGCGCATGGTGGGACAAGGCACATCATCCACTCTCAAGATGACCACCAATACAAGAACGAGAAATTGCCAGACGAGCATCACAGTCAAGCTAAGGAGAACGAACCACTGACatttaaagagaagatgaaggtcaAAATGTTGGACAGCATGAATTACCTCGAGGATAAAATGCTGGAGAGAACATTGCAGTTGGAATCCCTACTCTTGTGGCCGtttgaagtggaggaaaagggagagggacaagAAGGGCCGAGTTATGTAGACGCGATGAAGCACGGGATAAAGAACGCCATAAAGAGCAAATTCGAGGGATTGTATGAGTTAAGTCTCCGAAAGTTCAATTGGCTTCACTACATGCTTGGAGAGGAGGATGATGAAGCTTCGGCTGAGGCTTCGGAACGGGAAAATGAAGCTTAG
- the LOC126984712 gene encoding uncharacterized protein LOC126984712 isoform X16, translating into MVLRRNIGHEGESRRSDVVEIFDYGDETGGETGDETGDVTGDETGDETGGETGDETGGDGGDETGGETGDETGGETGDGGDETGGETGDGGDKTRGETGDGGDETGGETGGETGGETGGETGGETGDTTGYETGDETGDETVDVHVEDKFNDFFVTLLKKLYETGGETGGETGDTPGYETIDETGDVDVHVEDKFNDFLVKLLMKLYETGDTTGGETGDTTGGETEDTTGGETEDEIGGVDVHVENKFNDFLLKLLMKLYETGGETGDETHYETGGETGDETLYETGGETGDETLYETGGETGDETHYETGGETGDETHYETGGETGDETHYETGGETGHETLYETGGETGHETLYETGGETGDETLYETGGETGGETGGEIRGETGGETPGETGKETLYETGDETLYETGDERVYKSGDERGDITGHTEVKHDENPGETRVETLYETGDETCLTSASPLIITTTQVTWVPTVVTMLAVNVITTEVTITSSTLLDGDLVSSTRVITIPSTQVSTITTSVTTNILITTKIPYTSTRVEMVTEFTTLTDVKVEGVYSTKYWLETLTTTTTLTTTRYRPISLWVNAVSCRTYTTLTKTFTPVIKPRVPVTSQAEHHPGVTSLSGHHPGVTSQVRSHTPTVTKYYTAWGTRTQTVTKPALVTVQVTIDRQPGEPCIQVTSPVAPSREYADLPDQGVYVRPVPGRDPDGGDRHFHGSNHGVEKSLPADHHLRVEQDEDAHGGTRHIIHSQDDHQYKNEKLPDEHHSQAKENEPLTFKEKMKVKMLDSMNYLEDKMLERTLQLESLLLWPFEVEEKGEGQEGPSYVDAMKHGIKNAIKSKFEGLYELSLRKFNWLHYMLGEEDDEASAEASERENEA; encoded by the exons ATGGTGTTGAGGAGGAACATTGGACACGAAGGGGAATCGCGTAGATCTGATGTGGTTGAAATTTTTGATTATGGTGATGAAACTGGAGGTGAAACTGGTGATGAAACTGGTGATGTAACTGGTGATGAAACTGGTGATGAAACTGGAGGTGAAACTGGTGATGAaactggaggtgatggtggtgatgaaactgGAGGTGAAACTGGTGATGAAACTGGAGGTgaaactggtgatggtggtgatgaaactgGAGGTgaaactggtgatggtggtgataaaacTAGAGGTgaaactggtgatggtggtgatgaaactgGAGGTGAAACTGGAGGTGAAACTGGAGGTGAAACTGGAGGTGAAACTGGAGGTGAAACTGGAGATACGACTGGATATGAAACGGGAGATGAAACGGGAGATGAAACTGTTGATGTTCATGTTGAAGATAAGTTTAATGATTTTTTTGTGACACTGTTGAAGAAACTCTACGAAACTGGAGGTGAAACTGGAGGTGAAACTGGTGATACGCCTGGTTATGAGACGATAGATGAAACTGGTGATGTTGATGTTCATGTTGAAGATAAGTTTAATGATTTTTTGGTGAAACTGTTGATGAAACTCTACGAAACTGGAGATACGACTGGAGGTGAAACTGGAGATACGACTGGAGGTGAAACTGAAGATACGACTGGAGGTGAAACGGAAGATGaaattggtggtgttgatgttcaTGTTGAAAATAAGTTTAATGATTTTTTGCTGAAACTGTTGATGAAACTCTACGAAACTGGAG GTGAAACTGGTGATGAAACACACTACGAAACTGGAGGTGAAACTGGTGATGAAACACTCTACGAAACTGGAG GTGAAACTGGTGATGAAACACTCTACGAAACTGGAGGTGAAACTGGTGATGAAACACACTACGAAACTGGAG GTGAAACTGGTGATGAAACACACTACGAAACTGGAG GTGAAACTGGTGATGAAACGCACTACGAAACTGGAGGTGAAACTGGTCATGAAACACTCTACGAAACTGGAGGTGAAACTGGTCATGAAACACTCTACGAAACTGGAGGTGAAACTGGTGATGAAACACTCTACGAAACTGGAGGTGAGACTGGAGGTGAGACTGGAGGTGAGATTAGAGGTGAAACTGGAGGCGAAACTCCTGGTGAAACTGGTAAGGAAACGCTCTACGAAACTGGTGATGAAACGCTCTACGAAACTGGTGATGAAAGGGTCTACAAAAGTGGTGATGAACGTGGTGATATAACCGGTCATACTGAAGTGAAGCATGATGAAAATCCAGGTGAAACTCGTGTTGAAACTCTCTACGAAACTGGTGATGAAACTTGCCTCACCAGCGCCTcaccactcatcatcaccaccacacaggtCACATGGGTTCCAACGGTGGTGACTATGCTCGCTGTCAACGTCATCACCACCGAGGTCACCATCACTTCGTCCACACTCCTTGATGGTGACCTCGTATCATCAACACGTGTCATCACCATTCCCAGTACCCAGGTCAGCACTAtcaccacctccgtcaccactAACATATTGATCACCACCAAGATACCTTACACCAGTACCCGCGTGGAGATGGTTACCGAATTCACCACACTCACGGATGTCAAAGTCGAGGGGGTCTACTCAACTAAATACTGGCTCGAGACTCTCACCACGACCACAACACTGACCACGACACGGTACAGACCTATCTCTCTCTGGGTCAATGCTGTGTCTTGTCGAACATACACCACCCTCACGAAGACTTTCACGCCAGTCATCAAACCTCGCGTACCCGTCACCAGCCAGGCAGAACATCACCCAGGAGTCACGAGTCTGTCAGGACATCACCCAGGAGTCACCAGTCAGGTCAGGTCCCATACACCAACTGTCACCAAGTACTACACAGCCTGGGGGACAAGGACTCAAACGGTCACCAAGCCAGCCCTCGTGACAGTCCAGGTGACCATAGACAGACAGCCTGGTGAGCCTTGTATCCAGGTGACAAGTCCGGTAGCCCCCAGTAGAGAGTATGCGGATCTGCCCGACCAAGGTGTGTATGTAAGGCCTGTACCTGGGAGAGATCCTGATGGGGGTGATCGGCATTTCCACGGGTCGAATCATGGTGTGGAAAAAAGTCTCCCAGCAGACCATCACTTACGGGTTGAACAGGACGAAGATGCGCATGGTGGGACAAGGCACATCATCCACTCTCAAGATGACCACCAATACAAGAACGAGAAATTGCCAGACGAGCATCACAGTCAAGCTAAGGAGAACGAACCACTGACatttaaagagaagatgaaggtcaAAATGTTGGACAGCATGAATTACCTCGAGGATAAAATGCTGGAGAGAACATTGCAGTTGGAATCCCTACTCTTGTGGCCGtttgaagtggaggaaaagggagagggacaagAAGGGCCGAGTTATGTAGACGCGATGAAGCACGGGATAAAGAACGCCATAAAGAGCAAATTCGAGGGATTGTATGAGTTAAGTCTCCGAAAGTTCAATTGGCTTCACTACATGCTTGGAGAGGAGGATGATGAAGCTTCGGCTGAGGCTTCGGAACGGGAAAATGAAGCTTAG
- the LOC126984712 gene encoding uncharacterized protein LOC126984712 isoform X40 has translation MVLRRNIGHEGESRRSDVVEIFDYGDETGGETGDETGDVTGDETGDETGGETGDETGGDGGDETGGETGDETGGETGDGGDETGGETGDGGDKTRGETGDGGDETGGETGGETGGETGGETGGETGDTTGYETGDETGDETVDVHVEDKFNDFFVTLLKKLYETGGETGGETGDTPGYETIDETGDVDVHVEDKFNDFLVKLLMKLYETGDTTGGETGDTTGGETEDTTGGETEDEIGGVDVHVENKFNDFLLKLLMKLYETGGETGDETHYETGGETGDETHYETGGETGDETLYETGGETGDETHYETGGETGHETLYETGGETGDETLYETGGETGGETGGEIRGETGGETPGETGKETLYETGDETLYETGDERVYKSGDERGDITGHTEVKHDENPGETRVETLYETGDETCLTSASPLIITTTQVTWVPTVVTMLAVNVITTEVTITSSTLLDGDLVSSTRVITIPSTQVSTITTSVTTNILITTKIPYTSTRVEMVTEFTTLTDVKVEGVYSTKYWLETLTTTTTLTTTRYRPISLWVNAVSCRTYTTLTKTFTPVIKPRVPVTSQAEHHPGVTSLSGHHPGVTSQVRSHTPTVTKYYTAWGTRTQTVTKPALVTVQVTIDRQPGEPCIQVTSPVAPSREYADLPDQGVYVRPVPGRDPDGGDRHFHGSNHGVEKSLPADHHLRVEQDEDAHGGTRHIIHSQDDHQYKNEKLPDEHHSQAKENEPLTFKEKMKVKMLDSMNYLEDKMLERTLQLESLLLWPFEVEEKGEGQEGPSYVDAMKHGIKNAIKSKFEGLYELSLRKFNWLHYMLGEEDDEASAEASERENEA, from the exons ATGGTGTTGAGGAGGAACATTGGACACGAAGGGGAATCGCGTAGATCTGATGTGGTTGAAATTTTTGATTATGGTGATGAAACTGGAGGTGAAACTGGTGATGAAACTGGTGATGTAACTGGTGATGAAACTGGTGATGAAACTGGAGGTGAAACTGGTGATGAaactggaggtgatggtggtgatgaaactgGAGGTGAAACTGGTGATGAAACTGGAGGTgaaactggtgatggtggtgatgaaactgGAGGTgaaactggtgatggtggtgataaaacTAGAGGTgaaactggtgatggtggtgatgaaactgGAGGTGAAACTGGAGGTGAAACTGGAGGTGAAACTGGAGGTGAAACTGGAGGTGAAACTGGAGATACGACTGGATATGAAACGGGAGATGAAACGGGAGATGAAACTGTTGATGTTCATGTTGAAGATAAGTTTAATGATTTTTTTGTGACACTGTTGAAGAAACTCTACGAAACTGGAGGTGAAACTGGAGGTGAAACTGGTGATACGCCTGGTTATGAGACGATAGATGAAACTGGTGATGTTGATGTTCATGTTGAAGATAAGTTTAATGATTTTTTGGTGAAACTGTTGATGAAACTCTACGAAACTGGAGATACGACTGGAGGTGAAACTGGAGATACGACTGGAGGTGAAACTGAAGATACGACTGGAGGTGAAACGGAAGATGaaattggtggtgttgatgttcaTGTTGAAAATAAGTTTAATGATTTTTTGCTGAAACTGTTGATGAAACTCTACGAAACTGGAG GTGAAACTGGTGATGAAACACACTACGAAACTGGAG GTGAAACTGGTGATGAAACACACTACGAAACTGGAGGTGAAACTGGTGATGAAACACTCTACGAAACTGGAGGTGAAACTGGTGATGAAACACACTACGAAACTGGAG GTGAAACTGGTCATGAAACACTCTACGAAACTGGAGGTGAAACTGGTGATGAAACACTCTACGAAACTGGAGGTGAGACTGGAGGTGAGACTGGAGGTGAGATTAGAGGTGAAACTGGAGGCGAAACTCCTGGTGAAACTGGTAAGGAAACGCTCTACGAAACTGGTGATGAAACGCTCTACGAAACTGGTGATGAAAGGGTCTACAAAAGTGGTGATGAACGTGGTGATATAACCGGTCATACTGAAGTGAAGCATGATGAAAATCCAGGTGAAACTCGTGTTGAAACTCTCTACGAAACTGGTGATGAAACTTGCCTCACCAGCGCCTcaccactcatcatcaccaccacacaggtCACATGGGTTCCAACGGTGGTGACTATGCTCGCTGTCAACGTCATCACCACCGAGGTCACCATCACTTCGTCCACACTCCTTGATGGTGACCTCGTATCATCAACACGTGTCATCACCATTCCCAGTACCCAGGTCAGCACTAtcaccacctccgtcaccactAACATATTGATCACCACCAAGATACCTTACACCAGTACCCGCGTGGAGATGGTTACCGAATTCACCACACTCACGGATGTCAAAGTCGAGGGGGTCTACTCAACTAAATACTGGCTCGAGACTCTCACCACGACCACAACACTGACCACGACACGGTACAGACCTATCTCTCTCTGGGTCAATGCTGTGTCTTGTCGAACATACACCACCCTCACGAAGACTTTCACGCCAGTCATCAAACCTCGCGTACCCGTCACCAGCCAGGCAGAACATCACCCAGGAGTCACGAGTCTGTCAGGACATCACCCAGGAGTCACCAGTCAGGTCAGGTCCCATACACCAACTGTCACCAAGTACTACACAGCCTGGGGGACAAGGACTCAAACGGTCACCAAGCCAGCCCTCGTGACAGTCCAGGTGACCATAGACAGACAGCCTGGTGAGCCTTGTATCCAGGTGACAAGTCCGGTAGCCCCCAGTAGAGAGTATGCGGATCTGCCCGACCAAGGTGTGTATGTAAGGCCTGTACCTGGGAGAGATCCTGATGGGGGTGATCGGCATTTCCACGGGTCGAATCATGGTGTGGAAAAAAGTCTCCCAGCAGACCATCACTTACGGGTTGAACAGGACGAAGATGCGCATGGTGGGACAAGGCACATCATCCACTCTCAAGATGACCACCAATACAAGAACGAGAAATTGCCAGACGAGCATCACAGTCAAGCTAAGGAGAACGAACCACTGACatttaaagagaagatgaaggtcaAAATGTTGGACAGCATGAATTACCTCGAGGATAAAATGCTGGAGAGAACATTGCAGTTGGAATCCCTACTCTTGTGGCCGtttgaagtggaggaaaagggagagggacaagAAGGGCCGAGTTATGTAGACGCGATGAAGCACGGGATAAAGAACGCCATAAAGAGCAAATTCGAGGGATTGTATGAGTTAAGTCTCCGAAAGTTCAATTGGCTTCACTACATGCTTGGAGAGGAGGATGATGAAGCTTCGGCTGAGGCTTCGGAACGGGAAAATGAAGCTTAG